The Actinopolyspora erythraea genome has a segment encoding these proteins:
- a CDS encoding methyltransferase domain-containing protein produces MNTETTTEAASAEELRARMVDKVRAKGFAANSRVEQVLRDMPRHDFVPGHDLDTAYHPFQAVITHRFADGSSLSCASAPFVVAMMLDQLDVRPSDRVLEIGAGTGYNAALLADLTGDTQLVTTIDVDPDVTTQARRNLNAAGYGDVRVVTGDGTDGVAEHGPYDRIIATVSPGTSHRPGGTNSPRRTHGAPLRWRGQTRAVAFADQHGTLVSDAVELCGFVNLTGETEGEQSGAITDDSTISLHWDHDQPLDPNKLHGVLEAPSITRWSGHTMGGNEPFDGIWLRMTAEDNRTCRLNVHPDVPNEVADPLAPMRSPALAGGRITGLRDQAPTPDRQRLPLGTRRDRPRTGRRNPDRPTDRDDRPLVTRPRRTPHRDRLPSPHQPPGSIHRQAAQQTPRYLFRRMMTVRSPWSRHRGLNAIRAVAVQRAVASSAVSPCGARRAVLPATMSGREDSP; encoded by the coding sequence ATGAACACCGAGACCACCACCGAGGCCGCGTCAGCCGAGGAACTGCGTGCCCGCATGGTCGACAAGGTTCGCGCGAAGGGATTCGCCGCGAACTCGCGCGTGGAGCAGGTCCTCCGGGACATGCCGCGCCACGACTTCGTGCCCGGACACGACCTGGACACCGCGTACCACCCGTTCCAAGCGGTGATCACCCACCGGTTCGCCGACGGCAGCTCCCTGAGCTGTGCCAGCGCCCCGTTCGTCGTGGCGATGATGCTCGACCAACTCGACGTGCGCCCCAGCGATCGCGTGCTGGAGATCGGCGCCGGAACCGGCTACAACGCCGCCCTGCTCGCCGACCTCACCGGCGACACGCAACTCGTGACCACCATCGACGTGGACCCCGACGTCACCACGCAGGCCCGGCGAAATCTCAACGCGGCCGGGTACGGCGACGTGCGTGTAGTCACCGGAGACGGCACCGACGGAGTAGCCGAGCACGGACCCTACGACCGGATCATCGCCACCGTCTCCCCTGGAACATCCCACCGGCCTGGTGGCACCAACTCACCCCGGCGGACGCATGGTGCTCCCCTGCGCTGGCGCGGCCAAACCCGCGCCGTGGCCTTCGCCGACCAGCACGGCACGCTCGTCTCGGACGCAGTGGAACTGTGCGGCTTCGTGAACCTGACCGGGGAGACCGAAGGAGAACAGAGCGGCGCGATCACCGACGACAGCACCATCAGCCTGCACTGGGACCACGACCAACCACTCGATCCCAACAAGCTGCACGGCGTGCTCGAGGCTCCGAGCATCACCCGCTGGTCCGGGCACACGATGGGCGGTAACGAACCCTTCGACGGGATCTGGCTGCGGATGACCGCCGAGGACAACCGAACCTGTCGACTCAACGTACACCCGGACGTGCCCAACGAGGTCGCCGACCCGCTCGCGCCGATGCGGTCCCCAGCACTCGCCGGCGGGCGAATCACTGGCCTACGTGACCAAGCACCGACACCAGACCGACAACGGCTCCCGCTGGGAACTCGGCGCGATCGGCCACGGACCGGCCGCCGAAACCCTGACCGACCGACTGATCGAGATGATCGACCACTGGTCACCCGCCCGCGACGCACGCCCCACCGTGACCGCCTACCCAGCCCACATCAACCCCCCGGGAGCATCCATCGACAAGCGGCACAGCAAACTCCTCGTTATCTATTCCGAAGAATGATGACCGTCAGATCGCCCTGGTCACGCCATCGTGGACTGAACGCGATAAGAGCTGTCGCCGTGCAGCGGGCGGTGGCATCATCTGCCGTGAGCCCGTGCGGAGCTCGCCGAGCTGTCCTCCCGGCCACCATGTCTGGCCGGGAGGACAGTCCATGA
- a CDS encoding lanthionine synthetase C family protein, which translates to MNEQERRAQSLADGPAGSVLLHREQGAPWMDGIRTLLSAPVRAHPYQATLFEGAPAVAFTLAAIEPTHALATVDGHIETITRVRLATAHRRIDHGDLPEKGEYDLMAGLTGLGVYLLRCYGEGPLLRDVLAYLVRLTEPRPDGLPGWWAAHGPTGAEPAWHGGHGNLSISHGIAGPLALLAQTHRRGIQVAEQSHAMHRILGWLDQWFDRTGMWWPGAISRSEQDTGEAPRETPRPSWCYGTPGIARAQQLAGLALGDTHRQRFAETTLAACLADGHQIGKLTDVGLCHGWAGLLHTTWRMSQHDVRLRAYLPRLIDRVTERLAQQPPVDSGLLTGATGAQLALHTATTDQTPVTRWDACLLLDG; encoded by the coding sequence GTGAACGAACAGGAACGGCGGGCACAGTCGCTCGCGGACGGCCCGGCCGGGTCCGTGCTGCTGCACCGGGAACAGGGCGCGCCCTGGATGGACGGGATTCGGACCCTGCTCTCCGCTCCGGTGAGGGCACACCCGTATCAGGCGACGTTGTTCGAGGGCGCTCCCGCCGTGGCGTTCACGCTCGCCGCGATCGAACCGACCCATGCCCTGGCCACCGTGGACGGACACATCGAGACGATCACCCGCGTCCGCCTCGCTACCGCCCACCGCCGCATCGACCACGGAGACCTACCCGAGAAGGGCGAGTACGACCTGATGGCTGGGCTGACCGGGCTCGGCGTGTATCTGCTGCGCTGCTATGGGGAAGGTCCGCTCCTCCGGGACGTGCTGGCCTATCTCGTGCGACTCACCGAACCCCGCCCGGACGGGCTTCCCGGCTGGTGGGCCGCCCACGGTCCGACCGGCGCCGAGCCCGCGTGGCACGGTGGGCACGGCAACCTGTCGATCTCCCACGGCATCGCGGGGCCCCTCGCGCTGCTCGCGCAGACGCACCGGCGCGGCATCCAGGTTGCCGAGCAGTCCCACGCGATGCACCGCATCCTCGGCTGGCTCGACCAGTGGTTCGACCGCACCGGGATGTGGTGGCCCGGCGCCATCTCCCGCTCGGAGCAGGACACCGGGGAAGCGCCGAGGGAGACGCCGCGCCCATCGTGGTGCTACGGCACACCCGGTATCGCTCGCGCGCAGCAACTCGCCGGGCTCGCCCTCGGCGACACCCACCGTCAGCGGTTCGCCGAGACCACGCTCGCCGCGTGCCTCGCCGACGGTCACCAGATCGGGAAACTCACCGACGTGGGACTCTGCCACGGGTGGGCGGGGCTGCTGCACACCACCTGGCGCATGAGCCAGCACGACGTGCGGCTCCGCGCGTATCTGCCGAGGCTGATCGACCGAGTCACGGAGCGGCTGGCCCAGCAGCCCCCGGTGGACTCGGGCCTGCTCACCGGAGCGACGGGAGCCCAGCTGGCGCTGCACACCGCCACCACCGACCAGACCCCCGTCACGCGGTGGGATGCCTGCCTGCTGCTCGACGGGTAA